The genomic window GTATATGCGTCTTAAATTGCGGGAAAAACGTTTACCGGTTCGACTACGAGAAAATGTGGTTGTTGTTGCAAATCCAATGAACTGCATGGTGGGCTGCACAACATGCCAAAACACTTGCCCGCAACACGCAATAAGTTTTCCGCCGTTATCTTACCTGCACAAGTTGATAAAGAAGAATATGGTGGTGCAACGTAGCAGAGAAGAACTACTAGCAAACAGGACAAAATACGAGGTTAAAAAGTAGTTTGGAGATGCCTTTTGGAGAAAAACGCCGAGGATTTGGCTGAACTTCTTTTTGCAGATGTTATTGTCAGAAAGATTAAGATCAAGGAGATTTCGCCTTGCACCGCCGACCCGGAAAGGATTAAGTTTTTGGCGCAGGCTGACAAGCTCCTGGAAGATGTTTTGCCGATTCTCTATTTGGCTATTCCAAACGCCAAATACTCCGAAAAGCTTGGCGCATTAAGCTATATGTACCAGCAACACTTGATAACCATCTTCGCTAATGGCAGAGTCAGCATGACTTACGTTAAAGATAGAGACGAGGCAAACCAGCTTGTTGAAGAGGCTAGGCGGCTGATAAACCGCGCCATAATATACTTGAAAACCCATGGAAAGCCAAGCCCCGAGACCGTTCAAGCCAAAAAAGAGCTGACGCCAGTAAAAATTTACGAGATGCTGCCAAAAACGAACTGCAAAATGTGTAGAGAACAAGGCTGCTTCGCCTTTGCAACCAAACTCTTAAACGGAGAGAAAACACTGCAAGATTGCCCACCACTAGACTATAAGGAGCACAGCAAACTCAAGTTTCAAATAGAGAAAATGCTCAGCCCAATCAAGTTGAAGTAGAAGCAACTGCAACTTTCAAAACATATTTAAATATTTTGTTTCGTAATCAGCCATGGGATTCAATAGAATGTCCAAGCCAAAGATTAATGAAAGACTCATGCGGCTGGTGATTTCTGGACTTTGCCCTCGCGAGGACCCAACAAAATATGCGGAAGAACTAAAAGAGTTAGCCAACGCTGTTGTAAACGTTGACGAAGCTGAAAGTCTGTGCAGGACTTTAAGGGCGTTAGCAGACACAAACAGGATAAGAATTCTGAAACTGTTAGAGGTTAGGGAAATGTGCGTCTGCGAGATCATGATCGCTCTTGGATTGACTCAGCCAACTGCCTCGCATCACCTTGGTATACTGGAAAATGCCGGACTTATAAAGGGACGAAAAGAAGGTAAATGGGTCTTCTATAAAATTGCGAAGCCGGGATTGATGCGGATCATGCAAGAATTAGAAAAATTGGGAACGGAGGAGTAAGTGTTAATTTGGTATTTCACCTTGGTTTGCATATTATCTCTCGAATCTTACGCCTATTCTCCTTCATGCCAAAAATGGATTCTAGTTGCAGGAAATCTTTGCTTTTTAAGGCTTCCATAACTATGGCTGTGTCTACGCCCCCACCCTTTTCGTAGCCAAGCATTCCGGTTCCGCCGACCGCAATAATTTCTTCACCTGGCTTGATGTAGCCGGCGTCCGCCGCAACCAAGGCCACTTCAACACATACTTTGAGTCCTTCGCCGAACCTGCGGAGGGTATCTTGCACTTGTTCTGGATACTCGTACTGGAAATCAGATGCATAACAGAAGTTGTGGCCTAACTGCTTCAACTTATCCTGCAATGTTTTTGGGAACTCTGGAAATTTTGGTCCACGTATCCCAATGACTGTCAGCTTTACGTTGCTGTCTTTGAAAATTTCTAAGGCTTTTTCTGCAGAGAAGCCAGTTATGGAGGCTAGAACAATATTTTTGATGGCTCTTTTTTCAGCTCGCTCCTTAACAAGTTTAAGGGTGGTCTCTGTATTATGTTTTCCACCGGACTCAAAGTAAACGATTTTTTCTTCGGTTGGCATACGTTTTTCCCTCTTTAAAACTTTAAATGGTCCAATACGAGCATATTAAGATGTCTTCTCGTTTGAACTCCTTTTTGAGGAACTTTATAACATCCTCTTCTTCTAGATATCTGTTTCCATGCTTATCCCTCTTCAGTGGAATGCTTGTCTCTCTAAGCTTTTCACCTTCTGGGAAATCTAAAAAAACATAGTAAGCAGGCCCTGAAGGTAGTATAAGCCTCAAATTGGTTAGTTCTCTTTTTGGCGATAAACCATTTTGTTCTATATTATAGACTATGGCTTGAGGTTTCAGGCTTTCAGCTAAACGTTTAAACTCAATCCAACTCCTAACCTTGACTACACCCTCGCTCGGACTCTCTTTTGGCCGCATGTTTGCATCATAACAATGTTGGGCTTTCATATTTAAGGACGTTGTAGCCTATGGAAAGAGTTCTATTTCCTTCTTGGCACCGCATTTGGTGCACACGAGTCTGACGTGTGACTTGTCTTCTGTGAGGTCTTCAGCTTTCCATTCATGTTCACATTCAGCCTTGTCTTCTTTTGTTTTACACATGATTGTCCCTCAGCATTACTTCATATTCAAAAATTTAAATTTATTGTTTTATTGTATATCTGTTACATAAATTAGGCCAATAATAGAAGCCTTGAAAACAATAACCATAAGAATTTTGACTGAGGTAAGTGGAGGCAAACACGTTATTTTTCTGCAAAGACTCTTGCAACTTTTTGTAGTTCTTTTGTTATGGATAATAGGAATTTCACTCTTTTTTCAATACTTGCCCTGTATGAGTTGATCATTGCTTTTAATCCAGCCATTATATCACCCATTATTGAGACAAGTAGTTCACGGTTGTTTTGCTCCTTCAAGTTAAGCAACTCTACCTCAGCACTTTCGTAAACCAGCACCAGCTGTCCGTCCGGGTAGAGATACGCCTTGTTCAATTTTTTATCGTGAATTTTTGGAAGCGAGGACTGCCATATTTCTATGGACTTATTGAATTTCCTTAAAATTGCTAATAATGTGTTAAAGAATTCAGTGATGATGCTTTCTTCCTCTTTTAGAATTTCAGATATTTGGCCAGCATTTTCCTGTATTTCTCTTGAGAAGTCTAAGGCTTCGTCGTTTGATTTTCCACTTTCGATGGTCGAATCTATTGTAACTGGGGGTTCGCTACTTTCAACTGTTAATGGGTTTTCTTCTCCATTCAATAAAGACACCGTTAGGCTATGTACACTATTCTAATGACGGTGTTGGGTATGTTATAAAACATAGTCTGTTAGGATGTATTACGCACAGTGGGCGTATGCTGTGTATTTGTTGGGCTGAAGATTCAATCTTATATATTGAGACACAATATTTTTATCATCGCCCTCCAACATAATCTTAGAGCGGGGGAGATCAATGGTAGGCGAACAAAAACTTGGATATGCAACCGACGCATTCAAGGCAAGCAGAGAATACAGTGTAAAGACAGAATCCGTATCCCTCAAACGGGGGAATTCAAAAGTAACAGTAAGCGTAACAAGAAGGCGTCAAATGTCAGAGTCGCCCTTGTACCACAAATATGACATAGCAAAATACGATCTCCACCCGGGATACGTGTTTCCAGATTTTCTACAGGACTTAATTCCAAAAGGCACCCCTGAATACGTTGATAGCGGTCAAAGATATGTAGAAAGAATAGTTCGCGCCCTTTACTACTTTAAG from Candidatus Bathyarchaeota archaeon includes these protein-coding regions:
- a CDS encoding helix-turn-helix transcriptional regulator, translating into MRLVISGLCPREDPTKYAEELKELANAVVNVDEAESLCRTLRALADTNRIRILKLLEVREMCVCEIMIALGLTQPTASHHLGILENAGLIKGRKEGKWVFYKIAKPGLMRIMQELEKLGTEE